One genomic segment of Rivularia sp. PCC 7116 includes these proteins:
- a CDS encoding ABC transporter substrate-binding protein: MLRFVSLIPKFRRLRLPIILAAITALFVAACNPSNFRTEAAETKPLILSILSDPKTFNYALSQESPNIFPYTFEGLTTLNPLTGEIEPGLAESWEIADDGLRFVFTLRENLKWSDAQPLTAEDVVFSYNDIYFNKEIPTDVKDGLKMGDKGILPKVRKLDERRVEFALPEPFRPFLQNMTTPILPKHALQESVEKKDSEGKPLFLQKWGVDTPVNEIVTNGPYKLGRYNTTQRIVFERNPYYWKKDKPLIDKVNWEIVESQDTSLLQFRSGSLDYIGVTPDYFSLLKREEKRGNFDIKNGGPATGTSFVFFNLNKGSRNGKPLVDPVKSKWFNTKEFRQAVAYAIDRETMINNTFRGLGKKQNSPISVQSPYYLPPEKGLKVYDYNPEKAQELLKKAGFKYNSQGQLLDKDGNRVRFTLLTNSGNKIREAMGAQIKSDLSKIGIQVDFTPLAWNTYLDKISNSLDFEMSLIGLTGGLEPNDGANVWKPEGGLHMFNQKPQAGQKPIEGWEVAPWEKEIARLYVKATQELDEEKVKEIYAETQKITQENLPFIYLVNPLSLGAIRNNIEGTKFNAIGGAFWNIEEVKLTKE; the protein is encoded by the coding sequence ATGCTAAGATTTGTTTCTTTAATTCCTAAATTTCGGCGTTTGCGTTTACCAATTATTCTGGCAGCCATAACTGCACTTTTTGTTGCCGCCTGTAATCCCAGTAACTTCAGAACTGAAGCAGCAGAAACAAAGCCATTAATCCTAAGTATTCTCAGCGATCCCAAAACTTTTAACTACGCTCTTTCTCAAGAGTCACCGAATATTTTTCCCTATACTTTTGAAGGTTTAACTACTCTAAATCCACTCACTGGAGAAATCGAACCAGGGTTAGCTGAATCTTGGGAAATAGCTGATGATGGTTTGCGGTTTGTTTTTACGTTACGAGAAAATTTGAAGTGGTCTGACGCTCAACCTTTAACTGCTGAAGACGTTGTATTTAGCTACAACGATATTTACTTTAATAAAGAAATTCCCACTGATGTTAAAGACGGTTTAAAAATGGGTGATAAAGGTATATTACCCAAGGTCAGAAAACTTGACGAGCGGAGGGTCGAATTTGCTTTACCAGAACCTTTCCGACCTTTCTTACAAAATATGACAACGCCTATTTTACCGAAACATGCTTTACAGGAATCGGTAGAAAAAAAAGATTCCGAAGGGAAGCCATTATTTTTACAAAAATGGGGTGTTGATACTCCCGTTAACGAGATTGTGACTAATGGTCCTTATAAGTTGGGACGTTACAATACTACTCAACGGATTGTATTCGAGCGCAATCCTTATTACTGGAAAAAAGATAAGCCATTAATTGACAAAGTAAATTGGGAAATTGTTGAATCTCAAGATACTTCTTTACTGCAATTTCGTTCTGGTAGCTTGGATTATATCGGCGTAACACCAGATTATTTCTCTTTACTGAAACGAGAAGAAAAGCGCGGTAATTTTGATATTAAAAATGGCGGTCCTGCTACTGGTACATCTTTTGTATTTTTTAATTTAAACAAAGGCAGCAGAAACGGTAAACCTTTAGTCGATCCAGTAAAATCTAAATGGTTTAATACCAAAGAATTTCGTCAAGCTGTAGCTTACGCTATCGACCGCGAAACCATGATTAACAATACATTTCGTGGTTTAGGAAAAAAACAAAATTCACCAATTTCCGTACAAAGTCCCTATTATCTGCCTCCGGAAAAAGGATTAAAAGTTTACGATTATAATCCAGAAAAAGCGCAAGAATTGCTCAAAAAAGCTGGATTTAAATACAATTCCCAAGGTCAATTATTAGACAAAGATGGAAATCGCGTCCGCTTCACTTTACTGACTAATTCCGGTAATAAAATCCGCGAGGCAATGGGAGCGCAAATTAAATCGGATTTGAGTAAAATCGGTATTCAAGTTGATTTTACTCCTCTTGCTTGGAATACTTATTTAGATAAAATTTCCAATAGCTTAGACTTTGAAATGTCATTGATTGGTTTAACTGGTGGTTTGGAACCAAATGATGGTGCCAACGTATGGAAGCCTGAAGGTGGATTGCATATGTTTAACCAAAAACCTCAAGCCGGACAAAAACCAATTGAAGGTTGGGAAGTTGCTCCTTGGGAAAAAGAAATTGCTCGACTTTATGTCAAAGCTACACAAGAATTAGACGAAGAAAAAGTTAAAGAAATATACGCTGAAACTCAAAAAATAACCCAGGAGAATTTACCTTTTATCTACCTGGTTAATCCTCTTTCATTAGGAGCCATACGCAATAATATTGAAGGCACCAAATTTAATGCAATCGGTGGTGCTTTCTGGAATATTGAAGAAGTTAAATTAACGAAAGAGTAA